A genomic window from Micromonospora violae includes:
- a CDS encoding PucR family transcriptional regulator: MSDDAWLTANCHNLLSAPASVRHQAAVDLGARAADEGLRLGALVAGLLDATTAQWSATGVESGDTAIVVHSHAEALLASTRVLLTAAVDGYTRQNRVELDRHDTERAVFVNDLLTGRADPGALAERAHRYGIRLSATHTVVIARAAGLTPGITHRIDAALASRFGEGNTLTTLRDGDVVCISAGGLRGIAAELAHLLRAELGTGNWQVGVGRTQPGLHGLATSLDEARHTLDYAARLGFTTPVLNAADLLVFPVLLRDRDAITDLVTTVLGPLTTARGGAAPYLETLTVLFDNQGNHTATARQMHLSVRAITYRLDRIRDLTGYHPGEPTQRFTLQTAVLGARLLGWPP, from the coding sequence ATGAGCGACGACGCCTGGCTTACCGCCAACTGCCACAATCTGCTGTCCGCCCCGGCCAGTGTCCGGCATCAGGCAGCGGTCGACCTGGGTGCTCGCGCAGCGGACGAAGGGCTCAGGCTCGGCGCGCTCGTCGCCGGTCTGCTGGACGCCACCACCGCCCAATGGAGCGCCACTGGGGTCGAGTCGGGCGACACCGCCATCGTCGTGCACTCCCACGCCGAAGCATTGCTGGCCAGCACCCGGGTCCTGCTCACCGCAGCCGTCGACGGGTACACCCGACAGAACCGTGTCGAGCTGGATCGCCACGACACCGAACGTGCCGTGTTCGTCAACGACCTGCTCACCGGCCGGGCCGACCCAGGCGCTCTGGCCGAACGCGCACACCGATACGGCATCCGTCTGTCGGCCACCCACACCGTCGTGATCGCCCGGGCGGCCGGCCTGACTCCCGGTATCACGCACCGCATCGACGCCGCCCTGGCCTCCAGGTTCGGCGAAGGCAACACCCTCACCACCCTCCGGGACGGTGATGTGGTCTGCATCAGTGCCGGCGGCCTGCGCGGCATCGCGGCCGAACTCGCGCACCTGCTCCGCGCCGAACTGGGTACGGGCAACTGGCAGGTCGGGGTCGGCCGCACGCAACCGGGCCTGCACGGCCTGGCCACGTCCCTCGACGAGGCCCGCCACACCCTCGACTATGCCGCCAGACTCGGTTTCACCACGCCCGTACTCAATGCCGCGGATCTGCTGGTCTTCCCCGTGCTTCTGCGTGACCGCGACGCCATCACCGACCTGGTGACGACGGTCCTCGGGCCACTGACCACGGCCCGCGGCGGCGCAGCGCCGTACCTGGAGACCCTGACCGTGCTCTTTGACAACCAGGGCAACCACACCGCGACAGCCCGGCAGATGCACCTGTCCGTCCGTGCGATCACCTACCGACTCGACCGCATCCGCGACCTGACCGGCTACCACCCCGGCGAGCCGACCCAACGATTCACGCTGCAGACCGCGGTGCTCGGCGCTCGACTACTCGGCTGGCCACCGTAG